A genomic segment from Nicotiana tabacum cultivar K326 chromosome 7, ASM71507v2, whole genome shotgun sequence encodes:
- the LOC107831407 gene encoding sugar transporter ERD6-like 5 — MDRERIEEGFTTTDPLLSNHEDTPAPATAAVVFSTLVAVSGSFVFGSAVGFSSPAQTGIIEELGLSVAEYSVFGSIWTIGAMIGAVMSGKLADLFARRGAMGFSEMFCLVGWLAITFGRNALWLDIGRLLMGYGVGVISYVVPVYIAEITPKNLRGAFTTVNQLMICCGVSLMYVIGVIINWRLLALIGTIPCIIHLLGLFFIPESPRWLAKAGQWKECEASLQRLRGKDANISEEAAEIKDYTETLQKLSEAKMIDLFQKKYAHSLIVGVGLMVLQQFGGVNAIAYYASSIFESAGFSGRIGSIAMVIVQIPMQVLGVLLMDKSGRHPLLLVSAAGTCLGCFLVGLSFLLQDLQLWKSSPFLALVGILVFTGSFSLGMGGIPWVIMSEIFPINVKGLAGSIVTVVNWFGSWIVSYSFNFLMLWSSEGTFFIFSAVCGLTVMFVAKLVPETKGRTLEEIQLSMNSFT; from the exons ATGGATagggaaagaatagaagaaggattTACAACAACTGATCCTTTGCTTTCAAACCATGAAGATACTCCGGCACCGGCCACAGCCGCCGTCGTATTCAGCACCTTGGTTGCCGTCTCTGGCTCCTTTGTTTTTGGTTCTGCT GTGGGATTTTCTTCACCTGCTCAGACTGGGATAATAGAGGAGCTAGGTCTCTCAGTGGCAGAG TACTCTGTATTTGGTTCAATATGGACAATTGGAGCAATGATAGGTGCTGTAATGAGTGGAAAACTGGCAGATCTCTTTGCCCGCAGAGGG GCAATGGGCTTCTCAGAGATGTTTTGTCTTGTGGGGTGGCTTGCAATAACTTTTGGAAGG AATGCTTTATGGCTTGATATTGGGAGGTTGTTAATGGGGTATGGAGTTGGCGTTATTTCATACGTG GTTCCTGTATATATAGCGGAAATAACACCTAAGAATCTTCGAGGCGCATTCACAACAGTTAATCAG CTAATGATATGCTGTGGAGTATCACTTATGTATGTAATTGGAGTAATCATCAACTGGCGCCTGCTGGCTCTGATTG GAACTATTCCATGTATAATACATCTTTTAGGCCTATTTTTCATACCAGAGTCTCCTAGATGGCTG GCTAAGGCTGGCCAGTGGAAAGAATGCGAAGCTTCTCTCCAGCGCCTTCGAGGGAAGGATGCCAATATATCAGAAGAAGCTGCTGAAATTAAA GATTACACAGAAACCCTTCAAAAACTCTCCGAGGCTAAGATGATTGAtttattccaaaaaaaatatGCACATTCTCTTATA GTTGGAGTAGGCTTAATGGTATTGCAACAATTTGGAGGGGTCAATGCAATTGCATATTATGCAAGTTCTATTTTTGAGTCAGCTG GTTTTTCCGGTAGGATTGGATCAATTGCAATGGTGATTGTACAG ATCCCAATGCAAGTTTTAGGAGTTCTCTTGATGGATAAATCAGGAAGGCATCCATTACTGTTG GTATCTGCAGCAGGCACATGCCTGGGTTGCTTCCTTGTAGGATTGTCATTCTTATTACAG GATCTTCAACTTTGGAAGTCTAGCCCTTTTTTGGCACTTGTCGGTATACTG GTCTTTACTGGATCTTTCTCATTAGGCATGGGAGGCATACCGTGGGTGATTATGTCAGAG ATATTCCCTATTAATGTCAAAGGTTTAGCTGGAAGCATAGTGACAGTAGTCAACTGGTTCGGTTCTTGGATCGTCTCATATTCGTTCAACTTTCTTATGCTGTGGAGCTCTGAAG GTACATTCTTCATATTTTCAGCAGTATGTGGTTTGACTGTTATGTTTGTTGCAAAACTGGTTCCCGAGACCAAAGGCCGAACCTTGGAAGAAATACAATTGTCGATGAATTCCTTTACATGA